Proteins encoded within one genomic window of Cellulomonas xiejunii:
- a CDS encoding DUF4244 domain-containing protein — protein sequence MGHGTTRRVANAACRRTAERAASVTGRLRGARGHLDDAGMATAEYAIATLAAVGFAGVLVVVLKGNEVKGLLSGIVRQALGG from the coding sequence ATGGGACACGGGACGACGAGGCGGGTCGCGAACGCGGCGTGCCGGCGGACGGCAGAGCGAGCGGCGTCCGTGACCGGGCGGCTGCGCGGTGCGCGCGGACACCTGGACGACGCGGGGATGGCCACGGCGGAGTACGCGATCGCGACCCTGGCGGCCGTTGGGTTCGCCGGCGTGCTGGTCGTGGTGCTGAAGGGGAACGAGGTGAAGGGTCTGCTCTCGGGGATCGTGCGGCAGGCACTCGGCGGATGA
- a CDS encoding amidase gives MRTDPPPGLLEALRAYERALGTDDLTALDRLFAPGPATLRGDATGLLVGHDEIAAFRGTRGGAPARHLVEVHVRTVDDDHALVVAVTEPVGGGRGQQTQLWERGASGWVVVAAHVHAPGPAFDARVWRVLGDPLVAGADDGTLVGRTVAVKDLFAVAGQRVGAGNPTWLAAAPVATRHAAAVDRLLAAGADVRGVARTDELAYSLAGTNAHTGTPPNPRAPGRVPGGSSSGSAAAVALGQADVGLGTDTGGSIRVPASYQGLYGIRTTHGAVPTAGLVPLAPTFDTVGWLTRDADLLAAVGDVLLPAGTGGAWSPHVTVSPALLALAHEDVAGRVAAFARHAGATATDRWDDVDLAEWAEVFRVRQAWEAWQEHGAWVDAHPGALGADVADRFTAASRVADDAGAAAGARRGLIREQVLELVGDDVLLLPASASVAPRPDPAELATVRAATLRLTCVAGLGGLPAVVLPCGTGPDSPSDARDAEGAPWQPGRRAPLPVGVCLLAAPGRDRELLALAREMSSRR, from the coding sequence ATGAGGACCGACCCGCCCCCCGGCCTGCTGGAGGCGCTGCGCGCGTACGAGCGCGCGCTGGGCACCGACGACCTCACCGCGCTCGACCGCCTGTTCGCCCCCGGGCCGGCGACCCTGCGCGGGGACGCCACGGGTCTGCTGGTCGGGCACGACGAGATCGCGGCGTTCCGGGGTACCCGCGGCGGAGCCCCGGCCCGCCACCTGGTCGAGGTGCACGTGCGCACGGTCGACGACGACCACGCGCTGGTCGTCGCGGTCACCGAACCGGTCGGCGGCGGGCGTGGGCAGCAGACGCAGCTGTGGGAGCGCGGCGCGAGCGGCTGGGTCGTCGTCGCGGCGCACGTGCACGCCCCCGGCCCGGCGTTCGACGCGCGTGTGTGGCGCGTGCTCGGCGACCCCCTCGTCGCCGGGGCCGACGACGGCACCCTGGTGGGTCGCACCGTCGCGGTGAAGGACCTGTTCGCCGTGGCCGGGCAGCGTGTCGGCGCCGGGAACCCGACGTGGCTCGCGGCGGCTCCGGTCGCGACCCGGCACGCGGCCGCGGTCGACCGGTTGCTCGCCGCGGGCGCCGACGTCCGCGGCGTCGCGCGCACCGACGAGCTCGCGTACTCCCTCGCGGGAACCAACGCCCACACGGGCACGCCACCGAACCCGCGGGCGCCCGGTCGCGTGCCGGGCGGGTCGTCCTCGGGCTCGGCGGCAGCCGTGGCACTGGGGCAGGCCGACGTCGGCCTGGGCACGGACACGGGCGGCTCGATCCGCGTGCCCGCGTCCTACCAGGGGCTGTACGGGATCCGGACGACGCACGGCGCGGTGCCGACCGCCGGCCTCGTCCCCCTGGCGCCGACGTTCGACACCGTGGGCTGGTTGACGCGCGACGCCGACCTGCTTGCCGCCGTCGGTGACGTCCTGCTGCCGGCCGGGACGGGTGGGGCCTGGTCGCCGCACGTCACCGTGAGCCCCGCGCTGCTCGCCCTCGCGCACGAGGACGTGGCGGGACGCGTGGCGGCGTTCGCGCGGCACGCGGGCGCGACGGCCACCGACAGGTGGGACGACGTCGACCTCGCGGAGTGGGCCGAGGTGTTCCGGGTGCGGCAGGCGTGGGAGGCGTGGCAGGAGCACGGCGCCTGGGTCGACGCGCACCCCGGTGCACTGGGTGCCGACGTGGCCGACCGGTTCACCGCAGCGTCGCGCGTGGCCGACGACGCGGGAGCGGCCGCCGGCGCGCGACGCGGGCTGATCCGGGAGCAGGTCCTCGAGCTCGTGGGCGACGACGTCCTGCTGCTGCCGGCGTCCGCGTCGGTGGCACCCCGCCCCGACCCCGCCGAGCTCGCGACCGTCCGCGCCGCGACCCTGCGCCTGACGTGCGTCGCGGGACTGGGCGGTCTGCCCGCCGTCGTCCTGCCGTGCGGGACGGGACCCGACTCACCATCCGACGCACGGGACGCGGAGGGCGCGCCGTGGCAGCCGGGCCGCCGGGCCCCGCTGCCGGTCGGGGTGTGCCTCCTGGCCGCTCCGGGCCGGGACCGCGAGCTCCTCGCCCTGGCCCGCGAGATGTCGTCACGCCGCTGA
- a CDS encoding Rv3654c family TadE-like protein, whose amino-acid sequence MARGRCPCARIGHELGRAVRSPEGRPGGPSQGRCADAGPDAGSPATSAGRDAGSGAVLVLAVVAVALSLVLAAGLVGSAHVAAATASTAADLAALAAAQHAAKGGAEPCTQASVAARRNGALLTSCTPGSTGDVTVRVRVTSGVGHADDAARAGPRHPTSPVGESAIQFRR is encoded by the coding sequence GTGGCCCGCGGCCGGTGCCCGTGCGCGCGCATCGGCCACGAGCTGGGCCGAGCCGTGAGGTCCCCGGAGGGCCGGCCCGGGGGGCCGTCACAGGGACGGTGTGCCGACGCGGGACCGGATGCCGGCTCGCCCGCCACGAGCGCGGGGCGGGACGCGGGTTCCGGCGCGGTGCTGGTGCTCGCGGTGGTGGCGGTCGCGCTGTCACTGGTGCTCGCCGCGGGGCTCGTCGGGTCCGCCCACGTCGCCGCGGCGACGGCGAGCACGGCCGCGGACCTCGCCGCACTCGCTGCTGCCCAGCACGCTGCGAAGGGTGGAGCCGAGCCCTGCACGCAGGCGTCTGTGGCTGCCCGCCGCAACGGCGCGCTGCTGACGTCGTGCACACCGGGGTCGACGGGTGACGTGACGGTCCGGGTGCGCGTGACCTCGGGCGTCGGCCACGCCGACGACGCAGCCCGCGCCGGCCCCCGCCACCCCACCTCCCCCGTGGGTGAGAGTGCAATCCAGTTCCGCAGGTGA
- a CDS encoding type II secretion system F family protein, translated as MSAVVGVLVGLAVLALTGPAPRRGGVDAVSVGAGRFRGTARPGRSAGPGRSLLPRGPRARRRTAAGGARGDRTDLAGVLHAVAAQVRAGVPPGAAWAGVLGAPVEGQVPDVETVAAAVDGGAPASSAPRARVRAVVAGARVAAETGAPLADVLEHLAEAVTADAEQAGELEAALAGPRATARVLTSLPVLGLLVGSAMGARPWQVLTDGGLGSALGVTGIALVVAGRLWVGALLRRAGTP; from the coding sequence GTGAGTGCCGTCGTGGGCGTCCTGGTGGGCCTCGCGGTGCTCGCGCTCACCGGTCCTGCGCCCCGGCGCGGGGGCGTCGACGCGGTATCGGTCGGGGCAGGCCGCTTCCGGGGGACCGCGCGACCGGGTCGATCGGCAGGGCCCGGGCGGTCACTCCTCCCGCGCGGACCGCGGGCTCGGCGGCGAACGGCGGCAGGAGGTGCGCGCGGCGACCGGACGGACCTCGCGGGGGTCCTGCACGCGGTCGCCGCCCAGGTGCGTGCCGGTGTCCCGCCCGGGGCGGCGTGGGCCGGGGTGCTCGGCGCGCCCGTCGAGGGGCAGGTGCCCGACGTCGAGACGGTCGCCGCGGCGGTCGACGGCGGTGCCCCTGCGAGCTCCGCGCCGCGCGCACGGGTCCGCGCGGTCGTCGCCGGGGCGCGCGTCGCTGCCGAAACCGGTGCGCCGCTCGCTGACGTCCTCGAGCACCTGGCCGAGGCGGTCACGGCCGACGCCGAGCAGGCAGGTGAGCTGGAGGCGGCGCTCGCGGGACCGCGCGCGACCGCGCGCGTCCTCACGTCGCTGCCGGTCCTCGGGCTGCTGGTCGGCAGCGCGATGGGTGCTCGGCCGTGGCAGGTGCTGACGGACGGCGGGCTCGGGAGCGCCCTGGGGGTGACGGGCATCGCGCTGGTCGTCGCCGGGCGCCTGTGGGTCGGGGCGCTGCTGCGTCGAGCGGGGACGCCGTGA
- a CDS encoding LamB/YcsF family protein, producing the protein MGAIDLNADLGEGDGPWRLEPPGDEALLDLVSSANVAAGYHGGDAQTMAVTCAAAVVRGVAVGAHPSYDDRDGFGRRRLDVPADVLRAQVAYQIGSLVAVAASVGARVTHVKPHGALYNAVVHDAEQARAVVEAVATTDPTLTLLGLPGSRVLTLARAAGLPVVGEAFVDRGYAADGTLVPRGRPGALVVHPDEAAERAVRMAVEGLVTAVDGTVVELTAASLCVHSDTPGAVAIATAVRAALAGAGIDVRPFVVPAHPGLGPRSHDAAAPGGVDPHAER; encoded by the coding sequence GTGGGTGCCATCGACCTGAACGCGGACCTCGGCGAGGGGGACGGGCCGTGGCGCCTCGAGCCGCCCGGCGACGAGGCGCTGCTCGACCTGGTGTCGAGCGCCAACGTCGCCGCCGGCTACCACGGGGGCGACGCGCAGACGATGGCCGTGACGTGCGCGGCGGCGGTGGTCCGCGGCGTCGCGGTCGGCGCGCACCCGTCGTACGACGACCGCGACGGGTTCGGCAGGCGGCGCCTCGACGTCCCGGCCGACGTCCTGCGTGCGCAGGTCGCGTACCAGATCGGGTCGCTGGTCGCGGTCGCGGCGTCGGTCGGCGCACGCGTCACCCACGTCAAGCCGCACGGGGCCCTGTACAACGCGGTCGTGCACGACGCGGAGCAGGCGCGCGCGGTCGTCGAGGCGGTGGCGACGACGGACCCGACGCTCACCCTGCTCGGGCTGCCCGGCTCCCGGGTGCTGACGCTCGCGCGGGCGGCCGGTCTGCCGGTGGTGGGCGAGGCGTTCGTCGACCGCGGGTACGCGGCGGACGGCACGCTCGTCCCGCGGGGGCGGCCCGGTGCCCTGGTCGTGCACCCGGACGAGGCCGCCGAGCGGGCCGTGCGGATGGCGGTCGAGGGCCTCGTCACGGCGGTCGACGGCACGGTCGTGGAGCTCACCGCGGCGTCGCTGTGCGTGCACTCGGACACGCCGGGTGCGGTGGCGATCGCGACAGCGGTGCGCGCGGCGCTGGCGGGGGCCGGGATCGACGTCCGGCCGTTCGTCGTCCCGGCCCATCCCGGACTCGGTCCGCGGTCGCACGATGCTGCGGCTCCGGGCGGCGTCGACCCGCACGCCGAGCGCTGA
- a CDS encoding TadE family type IV pilus minor pilin → MMRRRRVALVVARTARTCPTTRAARAAGDARTGSHDVQDRGAVTAELAVGMVAVAAVLAAVLATGAATLTRLSCLDAARTGARVAALGESDGEVVAAARHVLGARDGDVRVARDDGWVTVTVSTPFTAWPAAGARARASATSWAEP, encoded by the coding sequence ATGATGCGACGGCGCCGCGTTGCACTGGTCGTCGCCCGGACGGCCCGGACCTGCCCGACGACTCGGGCCGCCCGGGCCGCCGGAGACGCCCGGACCGGCTCGCACGACGTCCAGGACCGCGGCGCCGTCACCGCAGAGCTCGCTGTCGGCATGGTGGCCGTGGCCGCGGTGCTGGCCGCCGTGCTGGCGACCGGTGCCGCGACCCTGACTCGCCTGAGCTGCCTGGACGCGGCTCGCACGGGCGCCCGGGTCGCGGCACTGGGGGAGTCGGACGGCGAGGTGGTCGCCGCCGCACGGCACGTGCTGGGAGCGCGCGACGGCGACGTGCGCGTCGCCCGCGACGACGGCTGGGTCACGGTCACGGTGAGTACACCGTTCACCGCGTGGCCCGCGGCCGGTGCCCGTGCGCGCGCATCGGCCACGAGCTGGGCCGAGCCGTGA
- a CDS encoding TadA family conjugal transfer-associated ATPase yields the protein MRVRPTDAAGLPALVDAALRAQGTLLGPAPLAETARAVADELLGAGALQPWLDDPAVTDVLVNGPRDVWVERSGALVRVDVDLGAPADVRALAVRLAAAAGRRLDDAAPTVDARLPDGTRLHAVLPPLAETCTVLSLRVVRPRAFTLAELVVAGAVTPAVVPVLHGLVDARANVLVSGATGAGKTTLLAALLSLVPHDERVVLVEEAGELVADHPHVVRLTSRPPNVDGAGGVDLADLVRQALRMRPDRIVLGECRGAEVREVLAALNTGHEGGCATLHANTAADVPARLEALAALAGMDRAAVAAQAASALDAVLHVRRVRHGPDAGRRYLAEIGVVERGGDGDLRVTTAVDVAEDGCARPGAGWARLAARTGVGT from the coding sequence ATGCGCGTGCGACCGACCGACGCGGCCGGGCTTCCGGCGCTCGTCGACGCCGCGCTGCGCGCCCAGGGGACGCTGCTCGGGCCGGCGCCCCTCGCGGAGACGGCGCGGGCCGTCGCCGACGAGCTGCTCGGCGCCGGGGCCCTGCAGCCGTGGCTCGACGACCCGGCCGTCACCGACGTGCTCGTGAACGGGCCGCGGGACGTCTGGGTCGAGCGGTCCGGGGCGCTCGTCCGTGTCGACGTCGACCTCGGCGCCCCCGCGGACGTCCGTGCGCTCGCGGTGCGCCTGGCCGCCGCAGCGGGACGCCGCCTGGACGACGCCGCGCCGACCGTCGACGCACGCCTGCCCGACGGGACACGCCTGCACGCGGTACTGCCCCCGCTCGCGGAGACGTGCACCGTGCTGAGCCTGCGCGTCGTCCGGCCGCGTGCGTTCACCCTGGCCGAGCTCGTGGTCGCCGGTGCCGTGACGCCCGCCGTCGTCCCGGTCCTGCACGGCCTCGTCGACGCCCGGGCCAACGTGCTGGTCTCGGGGGCCACCGGCGCAGGCAAGACGACGCTGCTCGCCGCGCTGCTGTCACTGGTGCCGCACGACGAGCGCGTCGTCCTGGTCGAGGAGGCCGGGGAGCTCGTCGCCGACCACCCGCACGTGGTGCGGCTCACGAGCCGCCCGCCCAACGTCGACGGGGCGGGCGGGGTCGACCTCGCGGACCTCGTGCGCCAGGCGTTGCGGATGAGACCCGACCGGATCGTCCTGGGGGAGTGCCGCGGCGCCGAGGTCCGCGAGGTCCTCGCCGCCCTCAACACCGGCCACGAGGGCGGCTGCGCCACGCTGCACGCCAACACCGCCGCCGACGTGCCCGCGCGCCTCGAGGCGCTGGCCGCGCTCGCCGGAATGGACCGGGCGGCCGTCGCCGCGCAGGCGGCGAGCGCGCTCGACGCGGTGCTGCACGTCCGTCGCGTCCGGCACGGGCCCGACGCCGGACGCCGCTACCTCGCGGAGATCGGCGTGGTCGAGCGCGGCGGCGACGGCGACCTGCGGGTGACGACGGCCGTCGACGTCGCCGAGGACGGGTGCGCGCGGCCGGGTGCGGGATGGGCCCGGCTCGCGGCACGCACCGGGGTCGGGACGTGA
- a CDS encoding DEAD/DEAH box helicase translates to MGPGELLDVLLAGGRRADRATHVRHLPARDGVRADWPAWADADLVRGYRALGVGRPWAHQVDAADAAWSGRHTVLATSTGSGKSLAFWLPALSAVRRGAAGTLLDPGRIETVARRPTVLYLSPTKALAADQLAGLERLLVAAGTRDVRVATCDGDTSRDERRWVREHADVVLTNPDFLHFALLPAHATWSRLMSSLAYVVVDECHAFRGVFGAHVALVLRRLRRLAATYGAAPVMVLASATTSDPAASAARLLGVAPGDVHAVTADTSPAGRKTVVLWQPPELPGGDGPWAALLPGEDPWSTVITVPRGDGSAARPEGPDDVSPAGGKPDTSGGSGAADGFVDGAVDGSVDGSVDGRVDGSAAAPEGSGPLGTGERLVAVPQDRPRRTATAEVADLLADLVAAGARVLAFTRSRRGAESVAAATRDHLAEVDPTLPPLVSSYRGGYLPEERRALERAIRDGHLRALATTNALELGVDISGLDAVLIAGWPGTRVSLWQQAGRAGRAGAEGLVVLVAREDPLDTYLVHHPEAALDAPVEATVFDPGNPYVLAPHLCAAAAERPLRAEELELFGPRALELLTELTERGILRRRPSGWYWTHAEPASRMTDLRGAGGEPVRVVETATGRLLGTVDAASADATVHPGAVYVHLGATYVVDELHLEDGAALATRRDVDHGTWARWITSTTVVDVEREVAWGPLTWSYGQVDVTTQVIGYQRRRIPDLQVLSTHELDLPARTLRTTAVWWTAPPEVLAAAGVTLETAPGALHAAEHASIGLLPLLATCDRWDLGGLSTLVHPDTGHATVFVHDGHPGGAGFAERGFELGPVWLTATRDAIAACPCPTGCPACVQSPKCGNANEPLDKAGALRLLTTVLAHATP, encoded by the coding sequence GTGGGTCCCGGCGAGCTGCTCGACGTGCTGCTCGCCGGTGGCCGGCGGGCCGACCGGGCAACGCACGTGCGCCACCTGCCGGCACGGGACGGCGTGCGCGCGGACTGGCCGGCCTGGGCGGACGCCGACCTCGTCCGGGGCTACCGCGCGCTGGGCGTCGGGCGACCGTGGGCGCACCAGGTGGACGCCGCCGACGCGGCCTGGTCGGGTCGGCACACGGTGCTCGCAACCTCGACCGGTTCCGGCAAGTCGCTCGCGTTCTGGCTGCCGGCGCTGTCCGCGGTCCGTCGGGGCGCAGCCGGCACGCTGCTGGACCCCGGACGCATCGAGACGGTGGCACGTCGTCCCACGGTGCTGTACCTGAGCCCGACCAAGGCGCTCGCAGCCGACCAGCTCGCCGGGCTGGAGCGGCTGCTCGTCGCGGCGGGGACCCGCGACGTGCGGGTCGCGACGTGCGACGGCGACACGTCGCGCGACGAGCGCCGGTGGGTCCGCGAGCACGCGGACGTCGTCCTGACGAACCCGGACTTCCTGCACTTCGCGCTGCTGCCCGCGCACGCGACCTGGTCCCGGCTGATGTCGTCGCTGGCGTACGTCGTGGTCGACGAGTGCCACGCGTTCCGCGGCGTGTTCGGCGCGCACGTCGCGCTGGTCCTGCGGCGACTGCGACGGCTCGCCGCAACGTACGGGGCTGCGCCGGTCATGGTCCTCGCGTCGGCGACGACGTCGGACCCTGCCGCGAGCGCCGCCCGCCTGCTGGGCGTGGCTCCGGGAGACGTGCACGCGGTGACCGCCGACACCTCGCCCGCCGGCCGCAAGACGGTCGTGCTGTGGCAGCCGCCCGAGCTGCCGGGCGGCGACGGCCCCTGGGCGGCGCTGCTGCCCGGCGAGGACCCGTGGTCCACCGTCATCACCGTGCCGCGGGGTGACGGGTCCGCGGCGCGACCCGAGGGGCCGGACGATGTGTCCCCCGCTGGTGGGAAGCCCGACACGAGCGGCGGGTCCGGGGCGGCCGACGGGTTCGTCGACGGGGCGGTCGACGGTTCGGTCGACGGGTCGGTCGACGGGCGGGTCGACGGGTCGGCAGCCGCGCCGGAGGGCTCGGGGCCCCTCGGCACGGGCGAGCGGCTCGTCGCCGTCCCCCAGGACCGCCCTCGACGCACCGCGACCGCGGAGGTCGCGGACCTCCTCGCCGACCTCGTCGCGGCAGGTGCCCGGGTCCTGGCCTTCACGCGGTCCCGGCGGGGGGCGGAGTCGGTGGCGGCCGCGACCCGCGACCACCTCGCGGAGGTCGATCCCACGTTGCCGCCGCTCGTGTCGTCGTACCGCGGCGGGTATCTCCCGGAGGAGCGCCGGGCCCTCGAGCGCGCCATCCGGGACGGCCACCTGCGGGCGCTGGCCACGACGAACGCGCTCGAGCTGGGGGTCGACATCTCCGGTCTCGACGCGGTGCTCATCGCAGGCTGGCCCGGCACGCGCGTGTCGCTGTGGCAGCAGGCGGGGCGCGCAGGCCGCGCCGGGGCGGAGGGGCTGGTCGTGCTCGTCGCCCGCGAGGACCCGCTGGACACCTACCTGGTGCACCACCCGGAGGCGGCCCTCGACGCCCCGGTCGAGGCGACCGTGTTCGACCCCGGCAACCCTTACGTCCTGGCGCCGCACCTGTGCGCGGCGGCCGCCGAGCGTCCCCTGCGCGCCGAGGAGCTGGAGCTCTTCGGCCCTCGCGCGCTCGAGCTGCTCACCGAGCTGACGGAACGCGGCATCCTGCGGCGGCGTCCGTCGGGCTGGTACTGGACGCACGCGGAGCCGGCGAGCCGCATGACGGACCTGCGCGGTGCCGGTGGCGAGCCGGTCCGGGTCGTCGAGACCGCCACCGGGCGACTCCTGGGGACGGTCGACGCCGCGTCCGCCGACGCGACGGTCCACCCCGGGGCGGTGTACGTCCACCTGGGCGCGACGTACGTGGTGGACGAGCTGCACCTGGAGGACGGCGCTGCGCTGGCGACCCGCCGGGACGTGGACCACGGCACCTGGGCGCGGTGGATCACGTCGACGACGGTGGTCGACGTCGAGCGCGAGGTCGCATGGGGACCCCTGACGTGGAGCTATGGGCAGGTGGACGTCACGACGCAGGTGATCGGCTACCAGCGCCGCCGGATCCCGGACCTGCAGGTGCTCTCGACGCACGAGCTCGACCTGCCGGCCCGGACGCTGCGGACGACGGCGGTCTGGTGGACAGCACCGCCCGAGGTGCTCGCGGCGGCGGGTGTCACCCTCGAGACCGCACCCGGCGCGCTGCACGCCGCCGAGCACGCCTCGATCGGGCTGCTGCCCCTGCTGGCGACCTGCGACCGCTGGGACCTGGGCGGGCTGTCGACCCTCGTCCACCCGGACACGGGGCACGCCACCGTCTTCGTCCACGACGGGCACCCGGGCGGCGCGGGCTTCGCGGAGCGCGGGTTCGAGCTGGGGCCGGTGTGGCTCACTGCGACGCGCGACGCGATCGCCGCCTGCCCGTGCCCCACGGGCTGCCCCGCGTGCGTGCAGTCCCCCAAGTGCGGCAACGCCAACGAGCCGCTCGACAAGGCGGGCGCACTCCGCCTCCTCACCACCGTCCTCGCCCACGCCACCCCCTGA
- a CDS encoding acetamidase/formamidase family protein: protein MLLDPGTGPVRAATYLPSTPENVLWGQLPCATDTPVLTVDTGTEVTVDTLSHEGLLEDQGRDPRAFFGAHGLTDVLADAVALAGSAHPHDPAVDGPHVVTGPIAVRGARPGDVLAITVVETLPRVPYGVISNRHGRGALPGEMPQGDVDVVSVVARLDASGTRAVMPRGAGSDRTVTFPVAPFPGILGVAVAGDTRPHSVPPGAHGGNLDINLLQAGATLYLPVQVDDALAYVGDPHFAQGDGEVALTALEASLRVTLRLDVIPRDDAVAELGHLVGPLVRTAEHLVPTGLDVDLDEALRRCVRAALDLLEARFGMDRAHALAYLSAATDFDVSQVVDRVTGVHARIRLADFDEPHA, encoded by the coding sequence ATGCTGCTCGACCCCGGCACCGGACCCGTCCGCGCCGCCACCTACCTGCCCTCGACGCCCGAGAACGTCCTGTGGGGGCAGCTCCCGTGCGCCACGGACACGCCCGTGCTCACCGTCGACACCGGCACCGAGGTCACGGTCGACACCCTGAGCCACGAGGGCCTCCTGGAGGACCAGGGGCGTGACCCCCGCGCGTTCTTCGGTGCCCACGGTCTGACGGACGTGCTGGCCGACGCCGTCGCACTGGCGGGGTCCGCCCACCCGCACGACCCCGCGGTCGACGGCCCGCACGTCGTGACCGGGCCGATCGCCGTCCGCGGCGCGCGGCCGGGTGACGTCCTCGCGATCACGGTCGTCGAGACGCTCCCGCGCGTCCCCTACGGCGTGATCTCGAACCGTCACGGGCGCGGGGCGCTGCCGGGCGAGATGCCCCAGGGCGACGTCGACGTGGTGAGCGTCGTCGCCCGCCTGGACGCGAGCGGGACCCGTGCCGTGATGCCGCGCGGGGCCGGCAGCGACCGCACCGTCACGTTCCCCGTCGCGCCGTTCCCCGGGATCCTCGGCGTCGCCGTCGCGGGTGACACCCGGCCGCACTCGGTGCCGCCCGGTGCCCATGGCGGCAACCTCGACATCAACCTGCTGCAGGCGGGCGCCACGTTGTACCTGCCCGTCCAGGTCGACGACGCGCTCGCCTACGTCGGCGACCCGCACTTCGCCCAGGGTGACGGGGAGGTCGCGCTCACCGCACTGGAGGCGTCCCTGCGGGTCACGCTGCGCCTCGACGTCATCCCCCGGGACGACGCGGTCGCCGAGCTCGGGCACCTCGTCGGTCCCCTGGTCCGCACGGCCGAGCACCTCGTCCCGACGGGCCTGGACGTGGACCTCGACGAGGCCCTGCGACGCTGCGTGCGGGCCGCGCTCGACCTGCTGGAGGCGAGGTTCGGCATGGACCGCGCGCACGCGTTGGCGTACCTGTCGGCGGCGACCGACTTCGACGTCTCGCAGGTGGTCGACCGCGTCACGGGCGTGCACGCGCGCATCCGCCTGGCGGACTTCGACGAGCCGCACGCATGA
- a CDS encoding pilus assembly protein FlpE translates to MVGVVGAAGGVGASTLAALVARRLSRVTSTALVDLDRGAAGMDVVVGVEDVEGARWPDLSGAGGDVRGADVVALLPRWGACAVLSADRTRPTTVDPGVRLDVLHALACEVGALVLDLDRGTIVDGDAPLAACDAVVVAARPDLRSVAGALALRPRLDEAATTCGLVVRGGASAALGAADVGAASGLDVWHVARRDRALVARAERVGPGGRGPAARSADAVVRRLGIGT, encoded by the coding sequence GTGGTCGGTGTCGTCGGGGCGGCCGGTGGCGTGGGTGCCTCCACGCTCGCGGCGCTGGTCGCCCGTCGGCTCTCGCGGGTGACCTCGACGGCACTGGTCGACCTCGACCGGGGAGCCGCCGGGATGGACGTCGTCGTGGGTGTCGAGGACGTCGAGGGCGCCCGGTGGCCGGACCTGAGCGGCGCCGGCGGAGACGTGCGTGGTGCCGACGTCGTCGCACTGCTGCCGCGGTGGGGTGCGTGCGCCGTGCTCTCGGCGGACCGGACGCGCCCCACGACGGTCGACCCCGGTGTCCGGCTCGACGTTCTGCACGCGCTGGCGTGCGAGGTCGGGGCGCTCGTCCTCGACCTCGACCGCGGGACGATCGTCGACGGCGACGCACCCTTGGCGGCGTGCGACGCCGTCGTCGTGGCAGCCCGCCCCGACCTGCGCAGTGTCGCCGGTGCCCTCGCCCTGCGGCCCCGCCTCGACGAGGCCGCCACGACGTGCGGGCTGGTCGTCCGCGGCGGGGCGTCGGCAGCACTCGGGGCGGCGGACGTCGGTGCGGCGAGCGGGTTGGACGTGTGGCACGTCGCGCGTCGGGACCGCGCGTTGGTGGCCCGTGCCGAACGCGTCGGGCCGGGCGGACGCGGTCCGGCGGCCCGGTCCGCCGACGCCGTCGTCCGGCGTCTGGGGATCGGCACGTGA
- a CDS encoding type II secretion system F family protein — MSPVLAGAVVAVCVLVAVLPWAWPGRRAGVRAGRRRPGGWVRTAIDNHLERPRAGVSPLDPAFVLDLCAAAVRGGAPVPTALVVTGRNLGQQEGDALVRAGTALGLGAPWEAAWAGAPRSITALAGVLRVGWEAGASPAPQLVAAAARLRRERRARVRVAAGALGVRLTLPLGLCFLPAFVLLGLVPVVLSLAGDLRGAAP; from the coding sequence GTGAGCCCCGTCCTGGCGGGCGCGGTCGTCGCCGTGTGCGTGCTGGTGGCGGTGCTCCCGTGGGCCTGGCCGGGGCGGCGTGCGGGCGTGCGGGCCGGTCGCAGGAGGCCGGGTGGGTGGGTCCGGACCGCGATCGACAACCACCTCGAACGCCCCCGGGCGGGGGTGAGTCCTCTCGACCCCGCGTTCGTCCTGGACCTCTGTGCCGCAGCGGTGCGCGGCGGTGCGCCCGTGCCGACCGCGCTGGTGGTGACCGGGCGGAACCTCGGCCAGCAGGAGGGGGACGCGCTCGTCCGCGCCGGGACCGCACTGGGTCTCGGCGCGCCGTGGGAGGCCGCCTGGGCCGGTGCACCGCGGTCGATCACCGCGCTCGCGGGTGTACTGCGTGTCGGCTGGGAGGCGGGAGCGTCACCGGCGCCGCAGCTGGTCGCAGCGGCCGCCAGGCTGCGACGCGAGCGTCGCGCGCGCGTCCGGGTCGCTGCGGGCGCGTTGGGCGTGCGGCTGACGCTGCCGCTCGGTCTGTGCTTCCTCCCGGCCTTCGTGCTGCTCGGGCTCGTCCCGGTCGTCCTGAGCCTCGCCGGGGACCTCCGGGGTGCGGCGCCGTGA